One Candidatus Methylomirabilota bacterium genomic window, CATCCTTGGTAAGGATGAGGTCACCAGTTCAATCCTGGTCGTGGGCTCCAGATAGTGTTCTCGATGCGAGACTGACAGGGGTGATGATATCCGCCTTCAGCGGATGAGTGCCGGAGGAGAGCAATGCGTCGCTCTTCCGGGCGGGAGATGCTATGGCCAAGGCAAAATTCGAGCGGACGAAAGAGCACATGAACATCGGGACCATCGGGCACATCGACCACGGCAAGACCACGCTCACCGCGGCGATCACCAAGGTCCTGCACGCGGCAAACCCGAAGGTCGACTTCATCCCGTTCGACCAGATCGATAAGGCGCCGGAGGAGAAGGAGCGGGGGATCACCATCAACATCGCC contains:
- the tuf gene encoding elongation factor Tu (EF-Tu; promotes GTP-dependent binding of aminoacyl-tRNA to the A-site of ribosomes during protein biosynthesis; when the tRNA anticodon matches the mRNA codon, GTP hydrolysis results; the inactive EF-Tu-GDP leaves the ribosome and release of GDP is promoted by elongation factor Ts; many prokaryotes have two copies of the gene encoding EF-Tu); translated protein: MAKAKFERTKEHMNIGTIGHIDHGKTTLTAAITKVLHAANPKVDFIPFDQIDKAPEEKERGITINIAHVEYETQKRHYAHVDCPGHADYIKNMITGTAQMDGAILVVAASEGPMPQTREHILLARQ